In a single window of the Rhizobiaceae bacterium genome:
- a CDS encoding CoA transferase — MSLPRAESGADANDDLPLSGIVVLDMSQFLSGPYCSLRLLDLGARVIKIERPDGGDLSRRLYLSDTEIGGDSTLFHAINRGKESLAIDLKNKADLDALRALIGKADVLIQNFRPGVIGRLGLDYEAVRKINPGIVYASISGYGEEGPWVDRPGQDLLAQSRSGLMWLNGDEEQGPVPFGLAVADMLAGAAACQGILAALVKRSVRGRGSHVETSLLEALVDFQFEVLTTYLNDGGRLPKRSNFRSAHAYLSAPYGVYPASDGFLAIAMTPIPTLAELLDLKEELGAFADDPASWFRERDNIKQIIARRISQKTTDEWLAVLEPADIWCAKVLNWQELLASEGFSILDMLQTVEREDNVSINTTRAPLRIDGVRPRVSRAAPRVGEHSEMIRKEFGL; from the coding sequence ATGAGCTTGCCTCGGGCCGAATCCGGCGCGGATGCGAACGACGACCTGCCTTTGAGCGGCATCGTCGTGCTGGATATGAGCCAGTTTCTCTCCGGTCCCTATTGTTCGCTGCGCCTGCTGGATCTGGGCGCGCGCGTCATCAAGATCGAGCGTCCCGACGGTGGCGACCTGTCGCGCAGGCTCTACCTGAGCGATACGGAGATCGGCGGGGATTCCACACTGTTCCATGCGATCAATCGCGGCAAGGAAAGCCTCGCCATCGACCTCAAGAACAAGGCCGATCTCGACGCACTTCGAGCGCTCATCGGCAAGGCGGATGTGCTGATCCAGAATTTCAGGCCGGGCGTGATCGGGCGGCTCGGCCTCGACTACGAGGCCGTCAGGAAGATCAATCCCGGCATCGTATATGCGTCGATCAGCGGCTATGGCGAGGAAGGCCCATGGGTGGACCGGCCCGGACAGGACTTGCTGGCGCAATCGCGGTCCGGCCTGATGTGGCTGAACGGCGATGAAGAGCAGGGACCCGTTCCTTTCGGGTTGGCCGTGGCCGATATGCTGGCGGGCGCTGCCGCCTGCCAGGGCATTCTGGCGGCGCTGGTGAAGCGGAGCGTCCGCGGCCGGGGCAGCCATGTCGAGACGAGCCTGCTGGAAGCGCTGGTCGATTTCCAGTTCGAGGTGCTGACCACCTATCTCAATGACGGAGGCCGCCTGCCGAAACGTTCGAACTTTCGCTCCGCGCATGCCTATCTGTCGGCACCCTACGGCGTATATCCCGCCAGCGACGGATTTCTCGCCATCGCCATGACGCCCATCCCGACGCTTGCCGAGCTCCTGGATCTGAAGGAGGAGCTCGGTGCCTTTGCCGACGATCCGGCGAGCTGGTTCAGGGAACGCGACAATATCAAGCAGATCATCGCACGCAGAATCTCACAAAAGACCACGGATGAATGGCTGGCCGTGCTTGAACCGGCCGACATCTGGTGCGCCAAGGTGCTGAACTGGCAGGAATTGCTTGCCAGCGAAGGTTTTTCCATTCTCGACATGCTCCAGACGGTGGAGCGCGAGGACAATGTGTCGATCAACACGACGCGCGCACCGCTTCGCATCGACGGCGTGCGGCCACGTGTCTCGCGCGCAGCCCCGCGCGTCGGGGAACATTCCGAAATGATCCGCAAGGAGTTCGGGCTTTGA
- a CDS encoding extracellular solute-binding protein, whose protein sequence is MSARLRGMTWSHPRGYDPMIACSAAWTATSGIGIEWDKRSLQDFESFPVEQLARAYDLIVIDHPHVGQITAENCLEPLDIEGREAERDALMKGSVGQSYPSYNWQGRQWAFPIDAAAQVQAIRPDLIDAAPHRWDEVLELARQGRALLPMRPPHSLMTFFTLAANLGTPCATEGRLVEPRDGARVFEMIREIVELVDPICFDMDPIAVSERMATPESRIACAPLIYGYVSYAVEGFRPRGLRFADIPAAGELGPTGSALGGTGIAVSAFSRSKQAAVDFVCFVASGEVQRTIYAQSGGQPGHAAAWDDDAVNDATGNFYRATRKTLEGAWVRPRHDGYMDFQQGASDCINQGLTEKRRASDVIADLNGLFQKSF, encoded by the coding sequence TTGAGCGCACGCCTCAGAGGCATGACGTGGAGCCATCCGCGCGGCTATGACCCCATGATCGCTTGCAGCGCGGCATGGACGGCGACCTCCGGTATCGGCATCGAATGGGACAAGCGATCCTTGCAGGATTTCGAATCCTTTCCGGTCGAGCAACTGGCCCGCGCCTATGACCTGATCGTCATCGACCACCCGCATGTCGGGCAGATCACCGCCGAGAATTGCCTCGAACCGCTGGACATAGAGGGTCGTGAAGCGGAGCGCGACGCGCTGATGAAGGGAAGCGTCGGCCAATCCTATCCAAGCTACAATTGGCAGGGGCGGCAATGGGCTTTTCCAATTGATGCCGCGGCGCAGGTCCAGGCCATTCGCCCCGACCTGATCGACGCCGCGCCGCATCGCTGGGACGAGGTTTTGGAACTGGCGCGACAGGGCCGGGCGCTGCTGCCGATGCGCCCGCCGCATTCGCTCATGACGTTCTTCACGCTTGCGGCCAATCTCGGCACGCCATGCGCGACCGAAGGCAGGCTAGTCGAGCCGCGCGACGGCGCGCGCGTGTTCGAGATGATCCGCGAAATCGTCGAACTGGTCGATCCGATCTGCTTCGACATGGACCCGATTGCCGTTTCGGAACGCATGGCGACGCCCGAATCGCGGATCGCCTGCGCGCCGCTGATCTATGGTTATGTGAGCTATGCAGTGGAAGGATTTCGTCCGCGCGGATTGCGCTTTGCCGACATACCGGCAGCCGGCGAGCTTGGCCCCACGGGATCGGCGCTCGGCGGCACGGGAATCGCGGTCTCCGCATTCAGCAGGTCGAAGCAGGCAGCCGTCGATTTCGTCTGTTTCGTCGCAAGCGGCGAGGTGCAGCGCACGATCTATGCGCAGTCGGGTGGACAGCCGGGACACGCGGCAGCATGGGACGACGATGCCGTGAACGATGCCACCGGTAATTTCTATCGCGCCACCCGCAAGACACTCGAAGGCGCGTGGGTGCGGCCGCGCCACGATGGATATATGGACTTCCAGCAGGGGGCGTCCGATTGCATCAATCAGGGCCTGACGGAGAAACGCCGGGCGTCCGATGTGATCGCCGATCTCAACGGGCTGTTTCAGAAGAGCTTCTAG